One Bradyrhizobium zhanjiangense DNA segment encodes these proteins:
- a CDS encoding MBL fold metallo-hydrolase, with amino-acid sequence MKQLRIGDITIDAVIEREGPWRRPQDFFPAYDEGVFARHLPTMEPEVFDAARGMMVITYQTFVVRTPRYTILVDTCTGEDKGHPPPFDFPGKERWRNELFALGIGFEQINYVFCTHLHIDHTGWNTTLRDGRWVLTFPNAKYVFHKREYAAWEAEHSKGNNPPGTVFRDNCLPIVEAGQALLVDDDYALDDTVTLTPTPGHSPCHCCVNIVSKGQRAVVAGDLVHHQIQCREPEWSAKPDWDPKQSAVSRRKFFASVADTDTLILPVHFPAPTAGLIKPLDGAFDYKFKRE; translated from the coding sequence ATGAAGCAACTGCGGATCGGCGATATCACCATCGATGCGGTGATCGAGCGGGAAGGGCCGTGGCGGCGGCCGCAGGACTTTTTCCCAGCCTATGACGAGGGCGTGTTCGCCCGTCATCTGCCGACGATGGAGCCGGAGGTGTTCGACGCCGCGCGCGGCATGATGGTGATCACCTACCAGACCTTCGTGGTCCGCACGCCGCGCTACACGATTTTGGTCGACACCTGTACCGGCGAGGACAAGGGCCATCCGCCGCCGTTCGATTTTCCCGGCAAGGAGCGCTGGCGCAACGAATTGTTCGCGCTCGGCATCGGCTTCGAGCAGATCAACTACGTGTTCTGCACGCATCTGCATATCGACCACACCGGCTGGAATACCACCTTGCGCGACGGGCGCTGGGTGCTGACGTTCCCGAACGCGAAGTACGTCTTCCACAAGCGCGAGTACGCGGCCTGGGAGGCCGAGCACTCCAAGGGAAACAACCCGCCCGGCACCGTGTTTCGCGACAATTGCCTGCCGATCGTCGAAGCGGGACAGGCGCTATTGGTCGATGACGACTACGCGCTCGACGACACCGTGACGCTGACGCCGACGCCGGGGCATTCGCCGTGCCATTGCTGCGTGAACATTGTCTCGAAGGGCCAGCGCGCGGTGGTCGCGGGCGATCTCGTGCATCATCAGATCCAGTGCCGCGAACCGGAATGGTCGGCGAAGCCGGATTGGGATCCGAAGCAATCGGCGGTGTCGCGGCGAAAGTTCTTCGCTTCGGTTGCGGACACCGACACGTTGATCCTGCCGGTGCATTTTCCGGCGCCGACGGCCGGACTGATCAAGCCGCTGGATGGGGCGTTTGATTACAAGTTCAAGCGGGAGTGA
- a CDS encoding nitroreductase, with the protein MEFETLVQSRRSVRGFRNEPMPRAVIEAIIESAKRAPSSMNTQPWHVHVLTGSPLEEVRRRNMEEMIAGAKVKRDIVSHGEYQGVHRTRQVDIAKKLFGAMGIARDDKPMRQDWVLRGFRQFDAPVSLVLTYDRVLDPGAVCHFDLGALCYGIVLAAWDRGLGSVINGQGIMRSDIVREVAKIPQDEVIMTCVAMGYPDDGFAANAVRSDRELNEEFVRYVGFAD; encoded by the coding sequence GTGGAATTCGAAACGCTGGTCCAATCGCGCCGCAGCGTGCGCGGCTTCAGGAACGAGCCGATGCCGCGCGCGGTGATCGAGGCGATCATCGAGAGCGCCAAGCGCGCGCCGTCGTCGATGAACACCCAGCCCTGGCATGTCCACGTGCTCACCGGCAGCCCGCTGGAAGAGGTGCGCCGCCGCAACATGGAGGAGATGATCGCCGGCGCCAAGGTCAAGCGCGACATCGTCAGCCATGGCGAGTACCAGGGCGTGCATCGCACGCGGCAGGTCGACATCGCCAAGAAGCTGTTCGGCGCGATGGGGATCGCACGCGACGACAAGCCGATGCGCCAGGACTGGGTGCTGCGCGGCTTCCGCCAGTTCGACGCGCCGGTCTCGCTGGTCTTGACCTACGACCGCGTGCTCGATCCCGGCGCGGTCTGCCATTTCGATCTCGGCGCGCTCTGCTACGGCATCGTGCTCGCGGCGTGGGATCGCGGCCTCGGTTCGGTGATCAACGGACAAGGCATCATGCGCTCCGACATCGTGCGCGAGGTCGCGAAGATTCCGCAGGACGAGGTGATCATGACCTGCGTCGCGATGGGCTATCCCGACGACGGCTTTGCCGCGAATGCC
- a CDS encoding cupin domain-containing protein — protein MDAVIPIDQEAADRHSHLVQPQEMDWQKTRFPGCEAKTLLFDRSSGLMTALMRFAPGSVLPDHEHVGIEQSYVIEGALVDKEGPAKGIACKAGEFIWREAGSRHAAWCPDGALILAIFQVPNKFFEADGRVVDAAGQDWDKTWGHTDAQRARSI, from the coding sequence ATGGACGCCGTGATCCCGATAGACCAGGAAGCCGCCGACCGGCATTCTCACCTGGTTCAGCCGCAAGAGATGGACTGGCAAAAGACGCGGTTTCCAGGTTGCGAGGCCAAGACACTGCTGTTCGATCGCAGCAGCGGTCTGATGACCGCCTTGATGCGCTTTGCGCCGGGATCGGTGCTGCCCGATCACGAGCATGTCGGCATCGAGCAGAGCTACGTCATTGAGGGCGCGCTCGTCGACAAGGAAGGGCCGGCCAAGGGGATCGCCTGCAAGGCCGGGGAATTCATCTGGCGCGAGGCGGGCAGCCGGCACGCCGCCTGGTGCCCGGACGGGGCCTTGATCCTGGCGATCTTCCAGGTGCCGAACAAGTTCTTCGAAGCCGACGGCCGTGTCGTCGATGCCGCCGGTCAGGATTGGGACAAGACTTGGGGGCACACCGACGCGCAGCGGGCGCGGAGCATTTAG
- a CDS encoding Imm21 family immunity protein, with amino-acid sequence MMRTRTWIATSGGPHLLIADEQLPHWRGIERWRDHNDPADQSDYARACRVTTWLGSLACQQGSAVVLSGDAGDIAWYPNRQGGGFLVQWLGVDDERLIEPALYAPQLRDRLESSSAERLEFETGASGTMWLIDASDQGYDLRNSHQALALLPGNYLAKAASYGSPGLAMVVREICWISPPVNEAALGQER; translated from the coding sequence ATGATGCGAACGCGCACCTGGATAGCGACAAGCGGCGGTCCTCACCTGCTGATTGCCGATGAACAACTCCCGCATTGGCGGGGGATCGAGCGATGGCGCGATCATAACGACCCAGCAGATCAAAGTGACTATGCCCGCGCGTGCAGAGTAACGACTTGGCTGGGATCGCTCGCCTGTCAGCAGGGTAGCGCTGTTGTGTTATCGGGCGATGCCGGCGACATAGCATGGTATCCGAATCGTCAAGGTGGCGGCTTTCTCGTGCAATGGCTTGGCGTTGATGACGAACGACTGATCGAGCCCGCTTTGTACGCGCCGCAACTGCGGGACCGCCTGGAGAGTTCAAGCGCTGAAAGGCTTGAATTTGAGACCGGTGCGTCCGGTACAATGTGGCTCATAGATGCATCGGATCAAGGCTACGATCTACGCAACAGCCATCAGGCTCTGGCCCTGCTACCAGGCAACTACCTTGCGAAGGCTGCCTCCTACGGCTCTCCCGGGCTGGCGATGGTCGTTCGGGAAATCTGTTGGATCAGCCCACCGGTCAACGAAGCCGCGTTGGGTCAGGAGCGGTGA
- a CDS encoding alpha/beta hydrolase, whose amino-acid sequence MAAPLDPVIAEIIPLMPMRDPAVMTPQSARDSLRALAASRAAIPPPPVDSVQDIKVKGGAGPLDARVYRVGTTPAPTVVFFHGGGWVAGDLETHDRQARNLAIETGAVVVSVDYRRPPETRFPGAFEDAFAAVSDIFNRVAEFGGDAKRFGVAGDSAGGNLAATTAIACRDAGIKLAAQLLVYPVTDVLGSYADARENARYPSRAENADGYFLSRAVMEWFCGHYLADAGHASDWRVSPLRAASLAGVAPAVVTTAWFDPLRDEGAAYARALEAAGVRVKHHEGPGLIHGYFGMGDASDVARAEAQRARADFKALLARGV is encoded by the coding sequence ATGGCCGCGCCGCTCGATCCCGTGATCGCCGAGATCATTCCGCTCATGCCGATGCGCGATCCCGCGGTCATGACGCCACAGAGCGCCCGTGATTCCTTGCGCGCACTGGCTGCCTCGCGCGCGGCCATCCCGCCACCGCCCGTCGACAGCGTACAGGATATCAAGGTGAAAGGTGGCGCCGGCCCGCTCGATGCACGCGTCTACCGGGTCGGCACCACGCCCGCGCCGACCGTGGTGTTCTTCCATGGCGGCGGCTGGGTCGCGGGCGATCTCGAGACTCACGACCGGCAGGCGCGCAACCTCGCGATCGAGACCGGCGCGGTCGTCGTCTCCGTCGACTATCGCCGCCCGCCCGAGACGCGCTTTCCCGGCGCCTTCGAGGACGCCTTTGCCGCGGTGAGTGACATCTTCAACCGCGTCGCGGAATTTGGCGGCGATGCAAAGCGCTTCGGCGTTGCCGGCGACAGCGCCGGCGGCAATCTCGCGGCGACCACCGCGATCGCGTGCCGTGACGCCGGCATCAAGCTCGCCGCGCAATTGCTGGTCTATCCCGTGACCGACGTCCTCGGCAGCTATGCGGATGCGCGCGAGAACGCGCGCTATCCCTCGCGCGCCGAGAATGCCGACGGCTACTTCCTCTCCCGCGCCGTGATGGAATGGTTTTGCGGCCACTATCTCGCCGATGCCGGCCATGCGTCGGACTGGCGAGTCTCACCACTGCGCGCGGCATCCCTCGCCGGCGTCGCGCCGGCGGTCGTGACCACCGCCTGGTTCGATCCGCTGCGCGACGAAGGCGCGGCCTACGCGCGGGCACTGGAGGCCGCCGGCGTGCGCGTCAAGCACCATGAAGGCCCCGGCCTGATCCACGGCTATTTCGGCATGGGCGACGCCTCGGACGTCGCGCGCGCCGAGGCGCAGCGCGCACGCGCCGACTTCAAGGCGCTGCTGGCGCGGGGCGTATGA